TCTGCCTCATAGGTGGAATGTTTTCGAATTCCAAAGTTTTTGCGGAATCGATTGTGTGATAGTAAAATAACATATGATGGGTGCAATAATAAGTTAAATAATATTAATGCTACAAAATGTTACAGCATAAAAAAATCCGATCACCACAACATGCTACGAAACAAGCTCTAGATATAGTATATATTCCCCGGGCCATGTATCAAATGTGAAACATTTTACTTAATTCTATTGTATATATAAAAcgctacatattattattattattgttattattattattattagtagtagtagtagtagtagtagtagtagcctgtatttatatggcgccacatgggatccgcagcgcccaattacagagtacataaataaataaacaagaaaACACAATAAACAGGACAATATAggtcaagtacatggtatataaacatagcgACACTGAAATAAATATTAGGGTGGTAGAaacccgagggatttggtgccgtcaaaggaagtatggagtagaagaaagtttaagtaagagaaggaaaagctcatgagggaagagggccctgctcgtggatcttacattctaaaggggaggggaggggcggacagacgggtgacacagatgggggtaGATATTAAACAATAGTAATATCTGATATTCTGAAATCATATCATATGCCCATAAAGCCAACTTTATAAGATGATTGTGGAgtgctggtgccccccccccccccccccccccccccccccccctactctcaTAGGACTGAAAATGCCATGCATAGACAAAGCCCTCGCAGACTTGGCACCCAGGAATACCCATATTCCAACGCAGAGACATCCAGGAACATACAGTGAGTAAACACAGGGACAGAGGTGGTATAAAATTCTTCTAGAAAATGCCTGTTTAAATATTGCAAACAATAGAACCTGAATTTCAGGACAAAGCTTTCATTGAACAATGTCAACAAACCAAGAGTGTTTCAGATTACATCTTGTTAGGTAAATACAGAACAAATTGTCAAACAGCCCATAATAATACACGGTGTTATTAATCTTAGCGCTCATAGACAGCATATTATCCTTGCCTTCAGTAGGAATCATAATGGATAAAGGAATTTTTGACCATTTTATACTACTCATTAATATGAACATCCATATGTGCTGTGTGTCTGACAAGGAAGGGTTGTCGGGTTGTCGGTGTGCTGTTACTTTGTAACCGGGGTCACGTGTCCTGCACTGCGCTGACCTACATACAGAATCACTGGTATAAAATAGAATTCCGCACCGACTGAGTGTAACCTGTTATTGTGCTCGGGACTCATTTTACAATTATGTGAATCATGTGGATAATTACAAATACATTAACATATTGACTTATTCTCatcataattattttttttatacaaaagTATTTTAAGATATCCCTCTGATCTGTGTGGCAACAGTTGCTTAAAGTGTTCCTTATCAATTGCGATAAATCACATTTATTAAATAATCCCAAAAGGAGGAGGAGCGGCGGTAAACGTGTGTTCAAAATCAGCAATACAGAATGTTATTGGTATATTGGAATTTCAGAATGTTAGTGGAGACCAATTATATATTAATAGCTTATTAAATGGAACAACTGTTTCAAAACTCCGAATTCGTTTCGGTGTAAAGGTGATATTATATCGCACGTGTATTCATCGAAGTAATAATTAAATACAATGAGAtagctaaacaaaacaaaaaaaggactaatTAATAAAGAAATACAACCAGACATTATGAAAATTCTCCGtgtattttattatacaaaacaaaaaaaaaagcattctaaattaaattaaatatttaTGTAAAACTCATATGTACATCATTCGAAATACAAATAAAGGTAAAATATACGGAAGATGTTTGTTTATTACTAATAGTTCCCACACATTCCCTGGATCTCAAACCGACGTCACATCCTCTTACTATTAGTTACCAAATAGCAACCATAGGTTCATTACGCTACATAATTCATTCTTTATTAACAGAAgatgaaaacaaaaaaataataatacaaagatACAACGAGAGCTCAATTATAGTATATCACAATTAATTGTTTTCTtgaattggagaaaaaaaaaccatacagtatatttattttccTTTAAGGAGCAAACAAAACTTGGGGatgttttttgtgggttttttttttttcctccttaaTTACCATCCTCTCTTTTTCCTTCTCCTACAGcttgtataataattatatatacccACAAACAAACATTGAAGTGAACTCAGATTTTACTCATCAGATATGATGACCAGTCAGAACCTCAGACCTAGATGCTGCATAGCATTTTACTGTTCTGTACGAATAAATGCGAAGAATTCTCTCATATGTACAGTGTGTCCCTTCACTAGTGTGTTGCACAAACACTTTGGGCCCACCTGCCTACCTGCCCCCTCTCTGAGAgtagcaggggggggggcacttagagTGGTTGAGGGATCTCACAACCCTGAGGAGATACAGTGAGTGTCCATAGCTTAAGTCTACAGTAGATGCCAGTAATACTGCCTGGGCTGTCCACATCCAGCTAGCAGAGGAGCCTAGGAAACGCTATAGCTGTTGTAATATGTCGCAGTGGCATCTGCTAGCACAGAGATGAGGCTGGTCTCTGGGGGCTGCAGGTCTCCTGAGTGTGACACCTGGATATGTCCATTGATTGTGACCTCACTGGGCTCCCCTATGGAGGTGTTTAAGTACTGGTCGAACTCATTCCTGTCCATGTCCGCCAGGAGTTCCGCCTGGCTGATGTGCTCAATGCTTTCATAGTGTGGGTGGTCGGGTGGGGGTGACAGCTGGCCCAGGTGGCCATGGCCGTGATAGTTGTGGTGGTGCATGGAGTGGTAGCTAGAGCTGAAGTAGCCAGGTGGACAGTTTGGCACAGGTGGAGGGATCATTGGGGCTCCAGGATGGGCTATGGGCATCTGGCtgaggtggctgcagaggatggggCTCCTGGCATATTCAGGGGAGTAGTTGAGGTGGGGATGGTGGTCTTCAGAACAGGAAGGCGGGTAAAAACTCTGCTCTTGGTCGATGACCTCCAGAGGAGACATCTCTGGCGGGGTTGGGAGGCCATAAGGGTAGGCCTGTTCATGCTTACTGCCATTACCCTGAGACTCTCTGTAGCCTCTGATGTCCTGCAGAGTTGCCCCAGAGGAATAGCCGGCACCCTCCTCCTTGTCTCCTGCTGGTCTGCAGACCCTGTTCTCTGGCACAGAGTTCTGGTCTCTGGAGAGGCCACTGAGCAGGAAGCCGGTGTCCACCCTCTTACAGATCCTCTTGATCTGCTTCTTCCTCCTGGGCCTGTACTTGTAGTTCGGGTAGTCCTGCATGTGCTGCACCCTCAGCCTCTCGGCCTCTTCCACATAGGGCCTCTTCTGGGACGGGGACAGCGCTTTCCAGGATTTTCCTACACATCAAACAGGACACAAAACACAGTCATTAGGTTACAGGATGCCGCATGGAGGATGTGCAAACAGCAGCCCAGGTGTTAGCTAGTAGGAAACGCAACTTATTTTAACTTTCAGCAAAATACACCAAATACTAGCTTTTCCTGTATAGTGTTCTTACAATACACCATCAAATGATACTCTCAATAACGTGCATAGACAAGCAATAAACTCACATGGACGATATTTATGTACAAATGAAGTTTTTAAATACACCTCTTATCTTCAGTGGATTTAGTCGGGATATCggcctttgttttatatatatatatatatatatatatatatacatacacacacacatacacaaattacTATTACTGTTATTGTTGCAACACTATTGTTACAGTACTTAGTGTTGTTACAGTATTACTAGTATTGTTGTAGTACTGCTATTATTGTTACAGTACTTACTGGTAGTACTTACTATTATTGTTACAGCACTATTATTATTGCTACAGTACTACTATTATTGTAACAGtacactactattattattattacaacaacaacaacaacaacagtattaCTATTGTTGTTACAGTACTGTTATTATTGTTACAGTACACTATTATTGTTACAGTACACTATTATTCTAACATTATTCTTATTATTGTTACAGTACTACTATTGTTACAGTACTACTATTGTTACATTACTATTATTGTTACAGTACTTACTACTATTATATACTTACTATTATTGTTACTGTATTACTATTATTGTTATAACACTTATTATTGCTGCAGTACTACTATTGTAACAGCACACCATTATTAAAATTTTTTACTATTATTGTTACAGTACTTCTATTGTTACATTACTTACAAGTATTAAGTACTTACTATTCTTGTTAAAGCACTATTATTATTGCTACAGTTATACTATTATTGTTACAGTACACTACTATTATTATTGCTACAGTTCTATTATTGTTACGGTactctactactattattattattattattattattattactacattattactattattgttacagtacactactattattattactacattattactattattgttaCAGTACTACTACTAATGTTTCAGTGCTACTATTGTTACATTACTATTATTCTTACAGTAGTAACTAGTATTACATACTTACTGTAACTGTTTTACAATTATTGTTACAGCACTATTATTATTGCTACAGTACTACTATTATTGTtagagtatattattattattattattattattattatttgtacaaTGCTACTATTGTTACATTACTATTGTAACAGTACTTACTAGTATTAGGTACCAACTATTATTGTTACAGCACTATTATTATTGCTACAGTACTACTATTATTGTTACAGTACTCTGTTGTTattatattattactattattgttaCAGTACTACTATTATCATTTATTATTACTATTTCTACAGTACTTACTATTGTTGTTACAGTACTTGTATTATTGTTATAGTACTACTATTGTTGTTGTTACAGTATTACTATTAATGTTACATTACTACTATTATTGTTACAGTATTACTATTACTTTTACAGTATTGCTATTGTTACAGTAATATTATTGCTACAGTACTTATTGTTATTGTTACAGTATTACTATTATTTTTACACTACTACAATTATTGTTACAGTATTACTGTTATTGTTACAGTATTACTATTATTGTACCTCTAATATTGCTACAGTACTTACTGGTATTGTTACAGTGTTAATATTATTGTTCTACTGACACATGATACTATTTATTTGTCGTTTATTACAATAATCAGGATTTCtgctataaacatatatatatatatatatatatatatatatatatatgcgctctgGAAGGAGTTATGATAACTTCTAGAAGCTAATGCTGCTCTACACAGTCTAACAGGTTCCTTGTCCCAAAATCTGCGTTTCCGACCTCCCTTTATGGGGGATGTAAAACATTTCCTGAGTGGTGAGGACCGGAGGCTGATGGCGGCTCATGGGGCCCAGGGGCCCGCAATCCGGACGATCAGGTCGCTTCCTCCCACTTCCCACAGATCAGTCACACAAACAAGTGTGGGAATCCCCGGGCACTCAGCAGCAGCCCTGGAGGAGAGGATCCTGCGCGCTAATACCCCAGCATGCACGTGCCCACATCCCCATTCGCCCGAGCAGAGCGCAGTAGCAGCCGCCGGTGCGGATGGTACATGTCGGTATTGCGGAGAGCCCGGCGCAAACGCTGCAACCAGGGACTGGTGCGCCGCATACCACCTGGAATGAATGCAGAGGAGGAGGCTGCCCTGTGGGATGAATCAGAGTGCAggcaacctgtggctttccagtgCTTGTGGAACTATAATTACCAGTGTGTTCATTCCttcctggaacttgtagttccacaactgctGCGATCATGTTGGGCTTGAAAATGCATTTAGCAaatcaacagcagcagcagcatgagatGCACAGGCTGTCTCACAGAGTCCCTTTGCCCCGTACAAGGACTGTATCCTACCAGTGACAGGGCTACTTCTATTCTGGTAagactcttcccctctctcagacTAATTGTTTTACCACTTGGATTCTTGTCACTGTTTAATTAGTAAATAAATCATTAGCTATTGGGCGCATGGGCTTTTAATTAGTACAGCTCATTATTTCCATGCCAAGTGCAGTTATAGTGTAACAATCCTTGTCATATACAGAACTACAGGAACAGACTGATCAGAGAGGAGCCCAGAACAGTGGGTGCATATTATCCCCCTCACAGACAGTCCCAAGAGCTGACAATCAGGCGACCATCCCTTACCCAGCATCTTGCTGAGCTCCGCATTGTGAAGGTCTGGGTTCTGCACGGCCAGTCTCTTCCTCTCGTCCTTTGCCCAAACCATAAAAGCATTCATTGGTCTCCTGATGCGGGTCTCTGAGCCTTTATCCCGGGGGGACCTGTGGGGTGAAAGTCCATCTGAGAGGTCTCCGTCCATGGTAGAGCAGTCCAAGCCCTCTGACCAGGAGTAAGCTCCCAGCAATGCAGTCATGCCTGTTGTCAGTGTGTGTCAGTGGCTCTGGTGCACCTTTCTCTGAGTCCTGAGAGTTTCTCCTTCCTTGTACTCCAGATTCTTCTCGTCTAGAGACACTCCTTAAAGAGTGTGCAGGCTGTTCCTGCCAGCCCGGTGCATTTATCAGCTCTCAAGAACCAGTTCCTCCAATTGCTGAAGTATTTTGCCAGCCCAGCTCCTCCCAAGAGCTGTGAAAGAAATCACACAACCTCACCTCCAGCCCCAGGCTGTAACTGCTCTCAAACCAAGACAACatgcttccccaacacacacagcctgacagaccgacatgcttccccaacacacacagcctgacagacCGACATGCTTCCCCAACATGCACAGTCTGACAGACCAAGACAACatgcttccccaacacacacagcctgacagacCAACATGCTTCCCCAACACGCACAGTCTGACAGGCCAACATGCTTCCCCAACAAACACAGCCTGACAGACCAACATGCTTCCCCAACACGCACAGTCTGACAGACCAAGACAACatgcttccccaacacacacagcctgacagacCAACACAACATGCTTCCCCAACACACAGAGCCTGACAGGCCAAGACAACATGCTTCCCAACAAACACAGCCTGACAGACCAATATGCTTCCCCAACACGCACAGTCTGACAGACCAAGACAACATGCTTCCCCAACACACAGAGCCTGACAGGCCAAGACAACATGCTTCCgaacacacacagcctgacagaccaacatgcttccccaacacacacagcctgacagacCAAGACAACATGCTtcccaacacacacagcctgacagacCAAGACAACATGCTTCCCAACACACACAGTCTGTCAGACCAAGACAACatgcttccccaacacacacagcctgacagaccaacatgcttccccaacacacacagcctgacataccaacatgcttccccaacacacacagcctgacagaccaagacaacatgcttccccaacacacacagcctgacagacCAAGACAACATGCTTCCCCAACACACGCAGCCTGACAGACCAAGACAACatgcttccccaacacacacaACCTGACAGACCAACATGCTTCCCCAACACGCACAGTCTGACAGACCAAGACAACatgcttccccaacacacacagcctgacagaccaacatgcttccccaacacacacagcctgacagaccaagacaacatgcttccccaacacacacagcctgacagaccaagacaacatgcttccccaacacacacagcctgacagaccaacatgcttccccaacacacacagcctgacagacCAAGACAACATGCTtcccaacacacacagcctgacagaccaacacaacatgcttccccaacacacacagcctgacagaccaagacaacatgcttccccaacaaacacagtctgatagaccaacatgcttccccaacacacacagcctgacagacCAACATGCTTCCCCAACAAACACAGCCTGACAGACCAACATGCTTCCCCAACATGCACAGTCTGACAGACCAACATGCTTCCCCAACAAACACAGCCTGACAGACCAACATGCTTCCCCAACACGCACAGTCTGACAGACCAAGACAACatgcttccccaacacacacagcctgaaagacCAACATGCTTCCCCAACACGCACAGTCTGACAGACCAAGACAACatgcttccccaacacacacagcctgacagacCAACATGCTTCCCCAACAAACACAGCCTGACAGACCAACATGCTTCCCCAACACGCACAGTCTGACAGACCAAGACAACatgcttccccaacacacacagcctgacagaccaacatgcgtccccaacacacacagcctgacagaccaagacaacatgcttccccaacacacacagcctgaaagacCAACATGCTTCCCCAACACGCACAGTCTGACAGACCAAGACAACatgcttccccaacacacacagcctgacagacCAACATGCTTCCCCAACAAACACAGCCTGACAGACCAACATGCTTCCCCAACACGCACAGTCTGACAGACCAAGACAACatgcttccccaacacacacagcctgacagacCAACATGCTTCCCCAACACGCACAGTCTGACAGACCAAGACAACatgcttccccaacacacacagcctgacagaccaacatgcgtccccaacacacacagcctgacagaccaagacaacatgcttccccaacacacacagcctgacagaccaagacaacatgcttccccaacacacacagcctgacagaccaacatgcttccccaacacacacagcctgacagacCAAGACAACATGCTtcccaacacacacagcctgacaaACCAAGACAACatgcttccccaacacacacagcctgacaaACCAAGACAACATGCTTCCCCAACAAACACAGTCTGACAGACCAACATGCTTCCCCAACACACACGGCCTGACAGACCAAGACAACatgcttccccaacacacacagcctgacagaccaagatgacatgcttccccaacacacacagcctgacagacCAACATGCTTCCCCAAACACACAGCCTGACAGATCAAGACAACATGCTtcccaacacacacagcctgacagacCAAGACAACATGCTTCCCCAACAAACACAGTCTGACAGGCCAACATGtttccccaacacacacagcctgacaggCCAACATGCTTCCCCAACAAACACAGCCCGACAGACCAACATCCTTCCCCAACACGCACAGTCTGACAGACCAAGACAACatgcttccccaacacacacagcctgacagaccaacatgcttccccaacacacacagcctgacagacCAAGACAACATGCTTCCCTACCACACACAGCCTGACAGACCAACatgcttccccaacacacacagcctgacagaccaacacacttccccaacacacacagcctgacagacCAAGACAACATGCTTTCCCAACAAACACAGTCTGACAGACCAACATGCTTCCCCAACAAACACAGCCTGACAGACCAACATGCTTCCCCAACACGCACAGTCTGACAGACCAAGACAACATGCTTtcccaacacacacagcctgacagaccaacacgtttccccaacacacacagcctgacagaccaacatgcttccccaacacacacagcctgacagaccaacatgcttccccaacacacacagcctgacagaccaacatgcttccccaacacacacagcctgacagacCAACATGCTTCCCCAACACGCACAGTCTGACAGACCAAGACAACGtgcttccccaacacacacagcctgacagacCAACACAACATGCTTCctcaacacacacagcctgacagacCAAGACAACATGCTTCCCCAACAAACACAGTCTGCCAGACCAACATGCTTCCCCAACACGCACAGTCTGACAGACCAAGACAACatgcttccccaacacacacagcctgacagaccaacatgcttccccaacacacacagcctgacagaccaacacaacatgcttccccaacacacacagcctgacagaccaacatgcttccccaacacacacagcctgacagaccaacacacttccccaacacacacagcctgacagacctagacaacatgcttccccaacacacacagcctgacagaccaacatgcgtccccaacacacacagcctgacagacCAAGACAACATGCTTCCCCAACACGCACAGCCTGACAGACCAAGACAACATGCTTCCCCAACACGCACAGCCTGACAGACCAACACAACATGCTTCCCCAACACGCACAGCCTGACAGACCAAGACAACATGCTTCCACAGCACACACAGCCTGACAGACCAACatgcttccccaacacacacagcctgacagacCAATATGCTTCCCCAACACACAAAGCCTGACAGACCAACATGattccccaacacacacagcctgacagacCAACATGCTTCCGCAACACACACAGTCTGACAGACCAAGACAACatgcttccccaacacacacagcctgacagacCAAGACAACATGCTTCCCCAGCACACACAGCCTGACAGACCAACatgcttccccaacacacacagcctgacagaccaacatgcttccccaacacacacagcctgacagaccaacatgcttccccaacacacacagcctgacagaccaagacaacatgcttccccaacacacacagcctgacagaccaacatgcttccccaacacacacagcctgacaggCCAACATGCTTCCCCAACAAACACAGCCCGACAGACCAACATCCTTCCCCAACACGCACAGTCTGACAGACCAAGACAACatgcttccccaacacacacagcctgacagaccaacatgcttccccaacacacacagcctgacagacCAAGACAACATGCTTCCCTAACACACAGCCTGACAGACCAACatgcttccccaacacacacagcctgacagaccaacacacttccccaacacacacagcctgacagacCAAGACAACATGCTTTCCCAACAAACACAGTCTGACAGACCAACATGCTTCCCCAACAAACACAGCCTGACAGACCAACATGCTTCCCCAACACGCACAGTCTGACAGACCAAGACAACATGCTTtcccaacacacacagcctgacagaccaacacgtttccccaacacacacagcctgacagaccaacatgcttccccaacacacacagcctgacagaccaacatgcttccccaacacacacagcctgacagaccaacatgcttccccaacacacacagcctgacagacCAACATGCTTCCCCAACACGCACAGTCTGACAGACCAAGACAACGtgcttccccaacacacacagcctgacagacCAACACAACATGCTTCctcaacacacacagcctgacagacCAAGACAACATGCTTCCCCAACAAACACAGTCTGCCAGACCAACATGCTTCCCCAACATGCACAGTCTGACAGACCAAGACAACatgcttccccaacacacacagcctgacagaccaacatgcttccccaacacacacagcctgacagaccaacacaacatgcttccccaacacacacagcctgacagaccaacatgcttccccaacacacacagcctgacagaccaacacacttccccaacacacacagcctgacagacctagacaacatgcttccccaacacacacagcctgacagaccaacatgcgtccccaacacacacagcctgacagaccaagacaacatgcttccccaacacgcacagcctgacagaccaagacaacatgcttccccaacacacacagcctgacagacCAACACAACATGCTTCCCCAACACGCACAGCCTGACAGACCAAGACAACATGCTTCCCCAACACGCACAGCCTGACAGACCAACACAACATGCTTCCCCAACACGCACAGCCTGACAGACCAAGACAACATGCTTCCACAGCACACACAGCCTGACAGACCAACatgcttccccaacacacacagcctgacagaccaacatgcttccccaacacacacagcctgacagacCAACATGCTTCcacaacacacacagcctgacagaccaacatgcttccccaacacacacagcctgacagacCAACATGCTTCCACAACACACACAGTCTGACAGACCAACatgcttccccaacacacacagcctgacagaccaagacaacatgcttccccaacacgcacagcctgacagaccaagacaacatgcttccccaacacacacagcctgacagaccaacatgcttccccaacacacacagcctgacagaccaagacaacatgcttccccaacacacacagcctgacagaccaacatgcttccccaacacacacagcctgacagaccaacatgcttccccaacacacacagcctgacagaccaacatgcttccccaacacacacagcctgacagaccaagacaacatgcttccccaacacacacagcctgacagacCAAGACTACACGTTTAAGCAACACACATGTAGCCTCACAGATCAGGACAACTTGCTACACCAGCACACATGTAGTTTCACGTACCAAGATAACATGCTTCCCCAACACACCAAGACATCACTTTTCATCCCACAGAGTGTACCAAACATAtaaatattgtatattatatccAACACACAACCTGTCACATCAAGACAACATGCTTTATCCAACacacacagccttacagactgtatAATCTCCACCCCCAAGTCACAAAGTTACAGTCCAACACAAAATGATACAAAGCTCACACACAGAtaaatgggatcggtatgaaatcccgccaatcataatcccgacggtctatataccgacacccattgaccgatggtcgaaatcccgacaaggtctaaatacctacacggactaaataccgacatgtaaaataccgacaaggtctaaataccgacatgtaaaatgccgacaggtcgaaataccgacatgcattttttaatgtttttttgtgtgtatgtcgacataaatcaacatggacaccatataaagtgtaccgcgtcccctcgcatggctcgctgcgctcgccatgcttcgggcacggtgcctcgctgcgctcggcacactattatattccccctccaggtccactgggacggtaaagtatgaacaagtcggttttaatgaaaaaaatcatgaaaaacttgtgtcggtatttcgacctgtcggcattttacatgtcggtatttagaccttgtcggtattttacatgtcggtatttagtccgtgtcggtatttagaccttgtcgggatttcgaccatcggtcaatgggtgtcggtatatagtccgtcgggattatgattggaggtaaagtgactgcatcc
The Pseudophryne corroboree isolate aPseCor3 chromosome 4, aPseCor3.hap2, whole genome shotgun sequence DNA segment above includes these coding regions:
- the SOX7 gene encoding transcription factor SOX-7, whose amino-acid sequence is MTALLGAYSWSEGLDCSTMDGDLSDGLSPHRSPRDKGSETRIRRPMNAFMVWAKDERKRLAVQNPDLHNAELSKMLGKSWKALSPSQKRPYVEEAERLRVQHMQDYPNYKYRPRRKKQIKRICKRVDTGFLLSGLSRDQNSVPENRVCRPAGDKEEGAGYSSGATLQDIRGYRESQGNGSKHEQAYPYGLPTPPEMSPLEVIDQEQSFYPPSCSEDHHPHLNYSPEYARSPILCSHLSQMPIAHPGAPMIPPPVPNCPPGYFSSSYHSMHHHNYHGHGHLGQLSPPPDHPHYESIEHISQAELLADMDRNEFDQYLNTSIGEPSEVTINGHIQVSHSGDLQPPETSLISVLADATATYYNSYSVS